The Pseudomonas fluorescens genome segment CTTCCATTTAAAAAATTTTCCTTGTCGGTTCAGTGTCCGGTGCCTTGGATTGCGCACTCTGGCAGCTTTGTTCGTGGCTAACCTAATGCCGTCGAGGCGCTTTGGATGACGGTCGACATAGTTAGTTAGGTTTGAGCATAGACAGCGTAAAGCCTTGCGCAAGGCCACTAGTCGGCCAGCACCACGGGGAATAAGGACAAAAAGCGGACAAGAAACGGTTCAGCGGCGGGGGTGTTGGTTGCCATTGCGACCGACTCGCAATGGCAACTTTTGAAACGACACAATTATCGCAAAAGTACTACAGACTCCCGCTGACTTTATTCGCCACATCACCCGGCACCCAAGGCTTCCACACTTGCGGTTGATCACGCAGGAACGCTTCGGCGACCTGGCGTGGCTGCTGACGCTTCTCGCTCATCCCGGCCAGGGTCTGGTTCAGCAGATCGATCGGCAAGTCGACCTTTTCAAAGAATGTCACCAGTTCCGGGTACTGTGCCTTGAACGGCGCCGACACGCCAATTGCCAGGCTCGCCGGCATCGAGCGGGTGCCTTTCGGATGGGGGTTGTTGGCATCGGCCAGGGTTTTCCAGGCGTCGGCGTCGAACGGCGGCTCTTCGAGCTTCACCAGTTTGAAGCGACCGAGCAGCGGCGTCGGCGACCAGTAGTAGAACAGCACCGGTTTGCCGCGCTTGATCGACGACGCCACCTCGGCATCCAGCGCCGCGCCGGAACCGGTGCGGAAGTTGACGTAACTGTCGTTCAGCGCATAGGCCTTGAGCTTCTGGCTGTTGACGATTTCCGAGGTCCAGCCGGTCGGGCTATTGAGGAAACGCCCACGGCTCGGGTCTTCCGGATCCTTGAACACATCCTTGTAGCGCGGCAGGTCGGCCACCGATTTCAGCTCCGGCGCCAGCGGTTTGATCCCGCGCTCGGGGTCGCCCTTGATCACGTATTCCGGCACCCACCAGCCTTCGGTAGCGCCCTTCACCGTGTCGCCAAGGCCGAACACCTTGCCCTCGGCAGCAGCCTTGACCCACGCCGGACTGCGCCCGGCCCACTCCTCGCCGATCACTTGGATGTCGTTTTTCGCCAGCGCCGCTTCCAGACTGACGGTGCTGCCCGGCAGCGTGTCGGTCGAATAGCCATAACCTTTTTCAACGATCAGGCGCAGTACTTCGGTGATGAAGCTGCCGCTTTCCCAGGTGATGTCACCGAAGTGAATCGGCGCGGCTTTTTCCACTGCCACGGCGTGCCCGGCAGTCAGGGTCAGGGCCAGCAGCGAACTGCCGAGCAGGGTTTTGATCGATCTCATGCGGACCTCTTGTTCTGGGAGGAAATCAGGGTTTGGTTGGCGCTGTGGCGGTTGCACAGGGCCTGGGAACGGGTCATGTACAGGCTCACCGAACGCTGGGAGATGCCCAGTTCGGCAGCAATTTGCGGGTAGGTCAGGCCGTCGATGCGGGCCAGCAGAAAGGTCGAGCGCACCTTGCCCGGGAGGCGTTGGAGTGTCCGGTCCAGATGTTTGAGGCTCTGTGACAGGTCGGCGAGTTGTTCGGGAGATGGCGCGTGATCGAGATCCACTTGTTGCAGTTGATTCAGATGCCGACGCTCCAGGTCGCCCCGCCGCCAGCGCTCGTACAGCAGGCGTTGGGCAATGATGGTGAGCAAGGCGCGGGGTTCGCGGATGGCGGTCAGGCCCGGCGCTTCGAGCAGTTGCGCGAAGGTTTCGGCGGCGATGTCTTCGGCGGTGGCCGCATCATTCGATTGCCGACGCAGACGTGTGCACAACCACTGGTAATGGTCGCGAAACAAGGTGTTCACATGATTGCGATGGGATGAGTCGGCGCCGGACATGGGGGCTCCTTGGTCAAGGGTCGCTGAATGTCCGGTCGTCCGGTGGCGCGATCCTAGCAAGGTGCCTTATGCGTTAAAAATACTTAAAAAGAATTCTTATATTCCATTAGTGCATTACAAGAAGCCACTAACGCAAGCGGCCATAACCCAGTTCTTCGGCCTCGCGCTGATAATCCAGCAGAACGAGGTAATCGCTTTCGCTGGCGGGCAGGACATCGGGCAAACCGAGCATGCGGGCCACATCGGGCAAGTCTTGCAGGCTGCGGTTCATGGCCCGGCGCAGGTGTTCGATCTGCTCGTGCGTCGTACTGGCTGCGGTGATGAAGGGCAAGGTCGGGCTGAACGCACTGCGCGCCACCACCCGCAATCCGCCGACCTCTTCAGCGGCGTGCTGCGCCAGGTACGCGAAGGTCACACTGTCGATGGCCGCCAGATCGGCGCGGTCTTCGCGCAACCAGCGCAGGCTTTCCCGATGTCCGCCACTAAGACCCACCGAAGCGAAAAACCGCCCGTCCCGCTGCAACGGCGCCAGGCGCTGGCGCAACAGGTTCATGCCGCTGTTGGAGTCTTCGCTGTTGATCACCCCGCGACTGTCGAAGAACGCCGCCAGACTGCGGCGCGGATCATCGGCGCGGCTGAGGATCAGGCTGCAATGATGACCCGCGCTGGCGTCCGGCAACTCGTAGCGCGGACGGCCGACAATCCTGACCTGGCCACGCAACGCGGTCATCAACGGGTAACCGCAGGTCTGGGTCAACAGCAACTCGGGCGAGCGCCAGAGTTCGAGCAAGGACAAGCCCTCGGCATCGAGCCGCGAACCGCCGAGGTGTTCGAGAAGCCGCGCCAGCCACTGCTCGTTCGCCGCGCGGATCGGCTCGGGGGCGATGTACATCAACAGCTCTGCGTAACCTGACGTCATGGTGGTCTCAAATGAATGGATGCTGCGGACTGTCGATCGGCTTGATGCCGTGCCGGCGCCACAATTGCCCATAACCCTGTACCAGAAATCCGCCGCTGCGTTCGACCCATTGCTCCCGGCGCATGCGATAGGCCTTGGGCAAGTCGTACCACGCCAGCTTCGGCAAATCGTGGTGCACCAGATGGAAATTAAGGTTCAGGAACAGCCAGCGCCATGGCCATCCGGCTTCATTGAGCACTGTGCGCTGCTGCGGTTGTGCGTGGGGCCGATGCTCATAGTAGGAGCGGACCATCGCAATCGACAGCGCCGGGATGCTGATCAGCAGCAGGTAATGCCAGACCGGCAACACGCTGTAGCGGGCAATGAACACCAGCATCAGCACGGTCAAGGCACCGTGGGTCAGCCACATCAACCAGGCCTGCCGTTCGCCGCTTTTGAGGCGTTGCAGTTCTTCACCGGCCAGCGTCAGCAAGGCCAACGGTGCGCCGAGGACGAATCGACCAAGCACAGTCTTGTTCAGCCAGTGCAGGCTGCGTTCGAACAGCGAACTGCCCTGCCAGCGCTGGGCGCTCAGGTAACGGCTTTCGGGATCGACACCGGGGATCGTCAGGTCTTCGTCGCGATGGTGCTGCAAATGGCTGTCGCGATAGAGCGTGTAGGGATACCACACGGCGAATGGCGCGTAGCCGAGGACTTTGTTCACCCAGGTCCAGCGCGTCGGATGGCCATGGAGTAATTCGTGCTGCACCGACAGCCACAGCACCAGCAACGGAATCAGCAGCAGCGTGCTCCACCAGAGACCGAGCCATTCGCTGCCGAGCATCACGCAGAACCAACCGGCATACACGCCAATCAGCAGCAGCCAGGTCGGCCAGTCGGTACGAGCGGTGAAGCGTTGGCGCAGGGCTTCGATCTGTTGGCGATGGGCGTCGTCGAAATAATGGGGCATGGCGTGGCTCGGAACGAAGGTCTGTTCGTTCTGTGCAACACCATCGGGAAATCTTGCAGATTATTTTTGCGGGCTGCTTTCAAGGACAAGACGGGAGCCCGGATCCGGGCTCCCGAAAGGCGTGATCAATGGCCAAAAATGTCGACTTTTTTCGCTCTTTTCTCGTGGCGTTTCTCAATCGCGGTCTTGGCCGGTTTCTTCTTCGCGGCTTTCTTCGAATCCATACCTTTGGACATGATGCGTACTCCACTCAGAGGGGATGTGAGATCAGGTATACACCTATCCCGGCGAGGACGTTGTTTTATAATCCGCGACTTTTGCACCGGCAGTCCGATTCATGACCGACACCCGTTACAGCCAGCTCGA includes the following:
- a CDS encoding fatty acid desaturase, with translation MPHYFDDAHRQQIEALRQRFTARTDWPTWLLLIGVYAGWFCVMLGSEWLGLWWSTLLLIPLLVLWLSVQHELLHGHPTRWTWVNKVLGYAPFAVWYPYTLYRDSHLQHHRDEDLTIPGVDPESRYLSAQRWQGSSLFERSLHWLNKTVLGRFVLGAPLALLTLAGEELQRLKSGERQAWLMWLTHGALTVLMLVFIARYSVLPVWHYLLLISIPALSIAMVRSYYEHRPHAQPQQRTVLNEAGWPWRWLFLNLNFHLVHHDLPKLAWYDLPKAYRMRREQWVERSGGFLVQGYGQLWRRHGIKPIDSPQHPFI
- a CDS encoding sigma-70 family RNA polymerase sigma factor; protein product: MSGADSSHRNHVNTLFRDHYQWLCTRLRRQSNDAATAEDIAAETFAQLLEAPGLTAIREPRALLTIIAQRLLYERWRRGDLERRHLNQLQQVDLDHAPSPEQLADLSQSLKHLDRTLQRLPGKVRSTFLLARIDGLTYPQIAAELGISQRSVSLYMTRSQALCNRHSANQTLISSQNKRSA
- a CDS encoding ABC transporter substrate-binding protein, whose translation is MRSIKTLLGSSLLALTLTAGHAVAVEKAAPIHFGDITWESGSFITEVLRLIVEKGYGYSTDTLPGSTVSLEAALAKNDIQVIGEEWAGRSPAWVKAAAEGKVFGLGDTVKGATEGWWVPEYVIKGDPERGIKPLAPELKSVADLPRYKDVFKDPEDPSRGRFLNSPTGWTSEIVNSQKLKAYALNDSYVNFRTGSGAALDAEVASSIKRGKPVLFYYWSPTPLLGRFKLVKLEEPPFDADAWKTLADANNPHPKGTRSMPASLAIGVSAPFKAQYPELVTFFEKVDLPIDLLNQTLAGMSEKRQQPRQVAEAFLRDQPQVWKPWVPGDVANKVSGSL
- a CDS encoding phosphate/phosphite/phosphonate ABC transporter substrate-binding protein — its product is MTSGYAELLMYIAPEPIRAANEQWLARLLEHLGGSRLDAEGLSLLELWRSPELLLTQTCGYPLMTALRGQVRIVGRPRYELPDASAGHHCSLILSRADDPRRSLAAFFDSRGVINSEDSNSGMNLLRQRLAPLQRDGRFFASVGLSGGHRESLRWLREDRADLAAIDSVTFAYLAQHAAEEVGGLRVVARSAFSPTLPFITAASTTHEQIEHLRRAMNRSLQDLPDVARMLGLPDVLPASESDYLVLLDYQREAEELGYGRLR